A window of Lujinxingia sediminis contains these coding sequences:
- the dnaG gene encoding DNA primase: MGLIPQSVIEDVLARTDILQTVQQYVSLKRAGNNYKGLCPFHDENSPSFFVHPGMGIYKCFGCSEGGNVIQFLMSIEGWNFPETVRTLAERAGIEIPEESPQQAEAARKRREGKKIYLAIMEAARDFYQEQLWGARGEVARRYLAERGIDEATARTFGLGYAPDGWENTIEALGQKGFKPAWLERAGLAIANDRGGHYDRFRHRVVFPVVDVWGNTLAFGGRALASDGGGAKYINSPETPFYTKGEQLYGLDVAKSAMGKEEQALVVEGNFDVIALHGAGIGVTVAPMGTALTEVQARLLRRFARRVIIAFDGDSAGEEATLRCLGALESAGLEAVVVRFDEADDPDTFVRREGAEALRARMEAAQPLVAWALDRAIKPVEGATIEARLGALEGVGTILTQVKEPAAWEHYAREVARRLAIEPALLKDYLKRPPERRDQARQAVLKAGQGTRLPSAEYGVLAVLLDQPKWLSDFFREELDKLLSSQELADFLRVVQNHYQTHDGINRPLLLEATPPGGMRETVIAALAEVESQRLYGPEEALRWYRDCVRTLKKAWAVRMDEHLQRELNNVDFRSERERFVQINEQLEQVRQFRKALDLDASSPSSASG, translated from the coding sequence ATGGGATTGATACCGCAGTCCGTGATAGAAGACGTGCTCGCTCGCACGGACATCTTGCAGACCGTCCAGCAGTACGTCTCGCTCAAGCGCGCCGGCAACAACTACAAGGGGCTCTGCCCCTTCCATGACGAGAACTCGCCGAGCTTCTTTGTGCATCCGGGGATGGGCATCTACAAGTGCTTCGGGTGCAGTGAGGGCGGCAACGTCATTCAGTTCTTGATGTCGATCGAAGGGTGGAACTTCCCGGAGACGGTGCGCACATTGGCGGAGCGCGCCGGCATTGAGATTCCTGAGGAGAGTCCGCAGCAGGCCGAGGCGGCGCGTAAGCGTCGCGAGGGCAAAAAGATCTACCTCGCGATCATGGAAGCCGCCCGCGACTTCTATCAGGAGCAGCTCTGGGGGGCGCGCGGTGAGGTTGCCCGGCGCTACCTGGCCGAGCGCGGGATCGACGAAGCGACCGCACGCACTTTCGGGCTGGGCTATGCGCCTGATGGCTGGGAGAACACGATTGAGGCGCTGGGCCAAAAGGGCTTTAAGCCAGCCTGGCTGGAGCGTGCCGGCCTGGCGATCGCCAACGATCGCGGCGGTCATTACGACCGTTTCCGCCACCGTGTGGTCTTTCCGGTGGTCGATGTCTGGGGAAATACCCTGGCTTTCGGGGGACGAGCTCTTGCTTCTGATGGCGGCGGCGCTAAATACATCAACTCCCCGGAGACGCCCTTTTACACCAAGGGGGAGCAACTCTACGGGCTTGATGTGGCGAAGTCGGCCATGGGCAAGGAGGAGCAGGCGCTTGTGGTCGAGGGCAACTTCGACGTGATCGCGCTTCACGGCGCGGGCATCGGCGTGACGGTCGCCCCGATGGGCACCGCGCTGACCGAGGTTCAGGCGCGTCTTCTGCGGCGTTTTGCGCGCCGGGTGATCATTGCGTTTGATGGCGATTCGGCTGGTGAGGAGGCCACGTTGCGATGTCTGGGTGCATTGGAGAGTGCGGGGTTGGAGGCGGTGGTCGTGCGTTTTGATGAGGCCGACGACCCCGACACCTTCGTGCGACGTGAGGGCGCCGAGGCGCTGCGCGCGCGCATGGAGGCGGCCCAGCCCCTGGTGGCCTGGGCGCTCGACCGGGCGATCAAGCCGGTGGAGGGTGCCACCATTGAGGCGCGTCTTGGCGCGCTCGAAGGGGTGGGTACCATCCTCACCCAGGTCAAAGAGCCGGCCGCCTGGGAGCATTACGCCCGGGAGGTCGCCCGACGTCTGGCGATCGAGCCGGCGCTGTTAAAAGATTATCTCAAACGTCCCCCGGAGCGGCGCGATCAGGCCCGTCAGGCCGTGCTGAAAGCCGGACAGGGCACGCGACTGCCCAGCGCGGAGTACGGTGTTCTGGCGGTCTTGCTCGATCAGCCGAAGTGGCTCTCGGACTTTTTTCGCGAAGAGCTTGACAAACTCCTTTCCAGTCAAGAACTTGCCGACTTTCTGCGCGTGGTCCAAAACCACTACCAAACCCATGATGGTATCAACCGGCCGCTGCTCTTAGAGGCCACCCCGCCGGGCGGGATGCGTGAGACGGTGATCGCGGCTCTGGCCGAGGTCGAAAGTCAGCGCCTTTACGGTCCGGAAGAGGCGCTGCGTTGGTACCGGGACTGCGTGCGGACGCTCAAGAAGGCGTGGGCGGTGCGCATGGACGAGCATCTGCAGCGGGAGCTCAACAACGTCGACTTTCGCAGCGAGCGAGAGCGCTTTGTGCAGATCAACGAGCAGCTCGAGCAGGTTCGCCAGTTTCGAAAGGCCCTCGATCTCGATGCGAGCTCTCCGAGCTCGGCCTCGGGATGA
- a CDS encoding MBL fold metallo-hydrolase: MNDASTETYLRKPWGSSVRMEDDLWRLRLKNPVGSLLVNTFVYRHRETLAVIDPGWPWEVQLLEDALQDLNFGGIKAVTHWLYTHSHIDHMGSAVLLQRRSEAPHMVWPWVEPQLERWHHYQDRVNDWTPWVEAAFAEPQRSRILEERVGRSAGGARMLERFGPGALTRIRRYEVGETLEVGELRLELLDARGHDPSHLALWEPTRRWLFSGDLLLAMPSPLSRAMGDDLSLYEESLKRVARLPAELLLTGHGTHQRGDDIARAVARSRDQVASLDLNLRQALSPEPTDLYTLVLKMVGGKALEPASRWWVHIANSDTHLQRMVARGEVELIDDARGPLYRSRG; the protein is encoded by the coding sequence TTGAACGACGCATCCACCGAGACCTACCTTCGCAAACCCTGGGGAAGCTCCGTTCGCATGGAAGACGATCTGTGGCGGCTTCGCCTGAAGAACCCGGTGGGAAGCCTGCTGGTCAACACCTTCGTCTACCGCCACCGCGAGACGCTGGCCGTCATCGATCCGGGCTGGCCCTGGGAGGTGCAACTTCTGGAAGACGCCCTCCAGGATTTGAACTTCGGAGGCATTAAGGCTGTGACGCACTGGCTCTACACCCATAGCCACATCGATCATATGGGGTCTGCCGTGCTGCTACAGCGTCGCAGTGAGGCGCCGCATATGGTCTGGCCCTGGGTAGAGCCCCAGCTTGAGCGCTGGCATCACTACCAGGACCGGGTCAACGACTGGACGCCCTGGGTGGAGGCGGCGTTTGCGGAGCCGCAGCGCTCCCGGATTCTCGAAGAGAGGGTCGGTCGGAGCGCCGGGGGTGCGCGCATGCTCGAGCGCTTCGGCCCCGGCGCGCTCACTCGCATCCGACGCTACGAGGTCGGCGAAACCCTGGAGGTAGGCGAACTTCGCCTGGAGTTGCTCGACGCCCGGGGCCACGACCCGAGCCACCTGGCTCTCTGGGAGCCCACCCGACGCTGGCTCTTCTCCGGCGACCTTCTGCTGGCGATGCCCAGCCCCTTGAGCCGTGCGATGGGCGATGACCTTAGTCTCTACGAAGAGAGCCTCAAACGCGTCGCCCGGCTGCCCGCCGAACTCTTGCTCACCGGCCACGGCACTCACCAACGCGGCGACGATATCGCCCGCGCCGTCGCACGCTCCCGGGACCAGGTCGCATCGCTCGACCTCAACCTTCGCCAGGCACTCAGCCCCGAGCCCACTGACCTCTACACCCTGGTTCTGAAGATGGTCGGCGGCAAAGCCCTGGAACCCGCCTCCCGCTGGTGGGTTCATATCGCCAACAGCGACACCCACCTCCAGCGCATGGTCGCGCGTGGCGAAGTTGAGCTTATCGACGATGCGCGCGGGCCCTTATACCGCAGCCGCGGCTGA
- the glmS gene encoding glutamine--fructose-6-phosphate transaminase (isomerizing) has product MCGIVGYVGEQTCSDILLSGLRKLEYRGYDSAGIAIADDEGQVQICRAEGKLARLEAAYHREPFDGSIGLGHTRWATHGRPTELNAHPHRAGQVVVAHNGIIENYLELKDELRARGREFSSETDTEVVAHLIDDALEQGATSLHQATCQALERIEGSYALLVMLSEKPEELVVARFASPMVVARGSSGAFAASDVPAVLSHTRDFIFLEDGDTAVLSRQGIEIFDAACAPVERPVKTISWDPISAEKQGYKHFMLKEIFEQPARIIDTLRGRVSVERGEVNLPELALDEDAVKAIDKIVFVACGTSYFAAQVGRYMIEQHARIPVEVELASEFRYRDPIVSANTVVIGVSQSGETADTLAALREARTLGARTLCVCNVIESTIARESDGVLYTHAGPEIGVASTKAFTTQLAAMGMMAICLGRLRGTLPSGEARKLIEALREVPAEMEVMLRDMAPYEAIARQFSKAHSFLYLGRGNQFPIAAEGALKLKEISYIHAEGYAAGEMKHGPIALIDKQLPVVVLCPRNRVYEKTASNLEEVRARGGRIIAIGDEGDERLEQFADVVIRLPQAAEFVQPLISVVAVQLIAYHIADFKGTDVDQPRNLAKSVTVE; this is encoded by the coding sequence ATGTGTGGAATCGTGGGGTATGTTGGGGAGCAGACGTGCAGCGACATTCTGCTTAGCGGGCTGCGAAAGCTGGAGTATCGCGGCTATGACTCGGCCGGCATTGCAATCGCCGATGATGAGGGGCAGGTCCAGATCTGCCGCGCCGAAGGCAAGCTGGCGCGTCTGGAGGCGGCGTACCATCGCGAGCCTTTCGACGGCAGCATTGGGCTGGGGCACACGCGCTGGGCGACCCACGGGCGGCCCACCGAACTCAACGCGCACCCGCATCGCGCCGGGCAGGTGGTGGTGGCCCATAATGGCATCATTGAAAACTACCTGGAGCTCAAAGATGAGCTGCGCGCCCGCGGCCGGGAGTTCTCCAGTGAAACCGACACCGAGGTGGTGGCGCACCTGATTGATGATGCGCTGGAGCAGGGAGCGACAAGCCTGCACCAGGCCACCTGCCAGGCGCTGGAGCGCATTGAGGGGTCGTACGCGCTTCTGGTGATGCTCAGCGAGAAGCCCGAGGAGCTCGTGGTGGCGCGTTTTGCTTCGCCGATGGTGGTCGCGCGCGGGAGTTCCGGGGCATTTGCGGCCTCCGATGTGCCGGCGGTGCTCAGCCATACCCGTGACTTTATCTTTCTCGAAGATGGTGACACGGCGGTTCTCAGTCGCCAGGGCATTGAGATCTTTGATGCCGCATGCGCGCCTGTGGAACGGCCCGTCAAGACCATCAGCTGGGATCCGATCTCGGCGGAGAAGCAGGGCTACAAGCATTTTATGCTCAAGGAGATCTTCGAGCAGCCCGCCCGCATCATCGATACCCTGCGGGGGCGAGTGAGCGTGGAGCGCGGGGAGGTGAACCTGCCGGAGCTCGCCCTGGATGAAGATGCGGTAAAGGCCATTGATAAGATCGTGTTTGTGGCCTGTGGCACCAGCTACTTTGCCGCCCAGGTGGGGCGCTACATGATCGAGCAGCACGCCCGCATTCCTGTGGAGGTGGAGCTGGCCAGCGAGTTCCGCTACCGCGACCCGATCGTCAGCGCCAACACGGTGGTCATCGGTGTGAGCCAGTCCGGCGAGACCGCCGATACACTTGCGGCGTTGCGCGAGGCGCGCACGCTGGGCGCGCGCACGCTCTGCGTATGTAATGTGATTGAGTCCACAATCGCCCGCGAGAGTGACGGGGTGCTCTACACCCACGCCGGCCCCGAGATCGGCGTTGCCAGCACCAAGGCGTTTACCACGCAATTGGCGGCGATGGGGATGATGGCGATCTGTCTGGGTCGACTGCGCGGCACGCTCCCCTCCGGGGAAGCGCGCAAGCTTATTGAAGCGCTGCGCGAGGTGCCGGCCGAGATGGAGGTGATGTTGCGCGATATGGCTCCCTACGAGGCCATTGCCCGGCAGTTCTCCAAAGCGCACTCCTTTCTCTACCTGGGGCGTGGGAACCAGTTCCCGATCGCGGCCGAGGGGGCTCTCAAGCTCAAAGAGATCAGCTACATTCACGCCGAAGGCTATGCCGCCGGCGAGATGAAGCACGGCCCGATCGCGCTGATCGACAAGCAGTTGCCGGTGGTGGTTCTCTGCCCCAGGAATCGGGTTTACGAGAAAACGGCCTCCAACCTCGAAGAGGTTCGCGCGCGCGGCGGTCGCATCATCGCCATCGGTGATGAGGGCGACGAGCGTCTGGAGCAATTCGCCGACGTGGTCATTCGCTTGCCTCAAGCCGCCGAGTTTGTGCAGCCGCTGATCTCGGTGGTCGCCGTACAGCTGATTGCCTATCACATCGCCGATTTCAAGGGCACCGACGTCGACCAGCCCCGCAACCTCGCTAAGAGCGTGACGGTGGAGTGA
- a CDS encoding SDR family NAD(P)-dependent oxidoreductase translates to MGAFDGKVALITGAGGGLGRAYALALAKAGAAVVVNDLGVSRHGEDEGQALAEKVVDEIKALGGKAVADRGSVSSADDAQAMVTHAIESFGRLDIVINNAGILRDKTLVRMNEAMWDQVLDVHLKGTFLVTKFAVEAMLKAGQGGRIINTSSYAGLKGNFGQSNYGAAKAGIAGLTRVVALECARYNITCNAIAPVAKTRMTEALDMVPESYAAEDVAPLVLWLASEDAAGVSGRVFGAHGRHYFEYMMETTPGVEREDAWTVEEVGRRFEAITAPAGSCSERAVEDAARARGIFEALPQVFDREAGASWDAGLVFEVRGAGTYGLRVSEGSASVVEGTPDTVSARVTFDSAQTLLELAAGQLSAQKAFMSGQIKADAMGVLMKFASYFDLQAAGAIAAGAPKADVQATSGTSEGSGQGAEGPNGEVVGKRFKMPPRDLNPAEMIAYAEAVDDRQARYLREDAEGGLVAAPLFAVQPLLGALEMAMRDEELNADVLRLVHGEQEMTFYDVLRPGDRVSPHSEIAKVEEKSSGWLIEVRQQLMREGGLVVEASSSLFVRKSGDGTKTINGSKKVRAGEEVRESPEVVFTQEQVVAEDQPRRYAAASGDHNPIHVDEEVARAAGLPDVILHGLCTMAFAARAAVEGVAEGRVERLRRMKVRFARPVFRGQELTTRIWEVEPGRYGLETLNEKGQPVLTHGEVELG, encoded by the coding sequence ATGGGTGCGTTTGATGGAAAGGTTGCGTTGATCACCGGCGCCGGCGGTGGGCTGGGGCGCGCGTATGCGCTGGCCCTGGCGAAGGCTGGAGCGGCGGTGGTGGTCAACGATCTGGGCGTGAGCCGCCACGGTGAGGATGAGGGGCAGGCCCTGGCTGAGAAGGTCGTCGACGAGATCAAAGCGCTGGGCGGCAAGGCCGTGGCCGACCGCGGCTCGGTCTCCAGCGCCGACGACGCGCAGGCGATGGTGACCCACGCCATTGAGAGCTTTGGGCGCCTGGACATCGTCATTAATAACGCCGGCATTTTGCGCGATAAGACCCTTGTGCGCATGAATGAGGCGATGTGGGATCAGGTCCTGGACGTGCATCTCAAGGGGACCTTTCTGGTCACGAAGTTCGCCGTGGAGGCCATGCTCAAGGCCGGACAGGGCGGGCGTATCATCAACACCTCGTCGTACGCGGGGCTTAAGGGGAACTTCGGGCAGAGCAATTACGGGGCGGCCAAGGCGGGCATCGCCGGGCTGACGCGGGTGGTGGCGCTGGAGTGCGCCCGTTACAACATCACCTGCAACGCGATCGCGCCGGTGGCCAAGACCCGCATGACCGAAGCGCTCGACATGGTGCCCGAGAGCTATGCGGCGGAAGACGTCGCGCCGCTGGTGCTCTGGCTCGCGAGTGAGGATGCCGCCGGGGTTTCGGGACGTGTGTTCGGGGCGCATGGTCGCCACTATTTTGAGTATATGATGGAGACGACGCCCGGTGTGGAGCGCGAGGATGCCTGGACGGTGGAGGAGGTCGGCAGGCGTTTTGAGGCGATCACCGCGCCGGCTGGCAGCTGCAGTGAGCGTGCGGTGGAGGATGCCGCGCGGGCGCGAGGGATCTTCGAGGCGCTCCCGCAGGTCTTTGATCGGGAGGCCGGCGCGAGCTGGGACGCCGGGCTGGTCTTTGAGGTTCGCGGTGCCGGTACCTACGGGCTGCGCGTAAGCGAGGGGAGTGCGAGTGTTGTGGAGGGCACCCCCGACACGGTCAGCGCCAGGGTGACGTTCGACAGCGCGCAGACGCTCCTTGAGCTGGCCGCAGGTCAGCTCTCGGCGCAGAAGGCCTTTATGTCCGGGCAGATCAAAGCCGATGCCATGGGGGTGTTGATGAAGTTCGCGTCTTACTTCGACCTTCAGGCTGCCGGGGCGATCGCTGCCGGCGCGCCGAAGGCCGATGTGCAGGCAACGAGCGGAACGTCGGAGGGGAGCGGCCAGGGGGCCGAAGGCCCCAACGGGGAGGTTGTGGGCAAGAGGTTTAAGATGCCGCCTCGCGATCTCAACCCCGCGGAGATGATCGCGTACGCCGAGGCGGTCGATGATCGCCAGGCGCGCTACCTCCGTGAAGATGCAGAGGGAGGGCTTGTGGCCGCGCCGCTCTTTGCGGTGCAGCCGCTCCTCGGCGCTCTGGAGATGGCGATGCGCGATGAGGAACTCAACGCCGATGTGCTGCGCCTGGTGCACGGGGAGCAGGAGATGACCTTTTATGATGTGCTGCGTCCCGGAGATCGTGTGTCGCCGCACTCGGAGATCGCAAAGGTGGAGGAGAAGTCGTCAGGCTGGCTCATTGAGGTACGCCAGCAGCTGATGCGGGAGGGGGGGCTTGTGGTGGAGGCGTCGAGCTCGCTTTTTGTGCGCAAGTCTGGCGACGGCACGAAGACGATCAACGGCTCGAAGAAGGTGAGGGCTGGCGAGGAGGTGCGGGAGTCGCCGGAGGTTGTCTTCACCCAGGAGCAGGTGGTGGCCGAGGACCAGCCGCGGCGTTACGCGGCGGCGTCTGGCGATCATAATCCCATTCATGTCGATGAGGAGGTGGCCCGCGCAGCGGGGCTGCCGGATGTGATCCTGCACGGGCTCTGCACGATGGCTTTTGCGGCGCGCGCGGCGGTGGAGGGCGTGGCCGAGGGACGTGTGGAGCGGCTCAGGCGTATGAAGGTGCGCTTTGCTCGTCCGGTCTTTCGGGGCCAGGAGCTGACGACGCGGATCTGGGAGGTGGAGCCGGGGCGCTATGGTCTGGAGACGCTCAATGAGAAGGGTCAGCCGGTGCTCACGCATGGTGAGGTTGAACTCGGCTGA
- a CDS encoding histidine triad nucleotide-binding protein, with protein sequence MSNETIFSKIIRGELPCDKVYETDDVLAFRDINPAAPVHVLVIPKKPIVNVGQADEDDALLLGTLMLAAKEVARIEGLEESGFRLVVNNGAEVGQTVFHLHVHVLGGRAFSWPPG encoded by the coding sequence GTGAGCAACGAGACGATCTTTTCGAAAATCATTCGCGGGGAGCTTCCCTGCGATAAGGTCTACGAGACCGACGATGTGCTGGCATTTCGGGATATCAACCCGGCCGCGCCGGTGCATGTGCTGGTGATCCCCAAAAAGCCCATCGTCAACGTGGGGCAGGCCGACGAAGACGATGCGCTTTTGCTGGGCACGTTGATGTTGGCGGCCAAAGAAGTCGCGCGCATCGAGGGGTTGGAGGAGAGCGGCTTTCGGCTGGTGGTCAACAACGGGGCGGAAGTCGGTCAGACGGTCTTTCATCTGCACGTGCATGTGCTGGGCGGGCGTGCGTTCTCCTGGCCTCCGGGCTGA
- a CDS encoding YegS/Rv2252/BmrU family lipid kinase: protein MIQKEAAIYMVLNPSSAADDALRELVGELRQKGYRVCPRCTWEEGDGARAVREAAEDGAELVVACGGDGTLHEVANALMALDEAQRPAMAGLPYGTGNDFLGALGVDPKESPAQLAGWLDEAPWPVDVGRINDRHFINMATAGAGATVTAETSRGFKDVAGSLAYFVKAIPAAFDLPVHHLNARAPGLEWEGDAAFIFVGNGPQSGGGWSFCPAARVDDGLLDLVIVPAMGLSEMVRQMRELVSQPEATDCHDIVYRRVKEAHLRFEEEVPLNLDGESFPGREFAFSVRPGALAFLGPRPPRVTAEEEQGDEG from the coding sequence ATGATCCAAAAAGAAGCGGCGATCTACATGGTGCTTAACCCGAGCTCGGCGGCCGATGATGCGTTGCGTGAGCTTGTGGGGGAGCTTCGCCAGAAGGGCTACCGGGTGTGCCCGCGCTGCACCTGGGAGGAGGGTGACGGTGCGCGCGCGGTGAGGGAGGCTGCCGAAGACGGGGCAGAGTTGGTGGTGGCCTGCGGCGGCGACGGCACGTTGCATGAGGTGGCCAACGCGCTGATGGCGCTCGATGAGGCGCAGCGCCCGGCGATGGCCGGGCTTCCCTACGGCACCGGCAACGACTTTTTAGGCGCGTTGGGGGTCGACCCAAAAGAGAGCCCCGCGCAGCTGGCCGGGTGGCTTGATGAAGCGCCCTGGCCGGTGGATGTGGGGCGCATCAACGATCGTCATTTTATCAACATGGCGACTGCCGGGGCGGGCGCGACGGTCACCGCCGAGACCTCCCGTGGCTTTAAAGATGTGGCCGGAAGTCTGGCCTATTTTGTCAAAGCCATTCCCGCTGCTTTTGATCTGCCGGTGCATCATCTTAACGCCCGCGCTCCCGGGTTGGAGTGGGAGGGGGATGCGGCGTTTATCTTTGTGGGAAACGGCCCGCAGTCCGGCGGCGGCTGGAGCTTTTGCCCGGCGGCCCGGGTCGACGATGGCCTGCTCGATCTGGTGATCGTGCCGGCGATGGGGCTTAGCGAGATGGTTCGGCAGATGCGCGAGCTGGTCAGTCAGCCCGAGGCCACCGACTGCCACGACATCGTCTACCGCCGGGTCAAAGAGGCGCATCTTCGCTTTGAGGAGGAGGTGCCGCTGAACCTCGATGGGGAGAGTTTTCCCGGTCGGGAGTTTGCGTTTTCGGTGCGGCCCGGCGCGCTCGCGTTTCTGGGGCCGCGTCCTCCCCGCGTCACTGCGGAGGAGGAGCAGGGGGACGAGGGTTAG
- a CDS encoding carboxypeptidase-like regulatory domain-containing protein, with the protein MNRALLRRVRRHMLASLMIITLSLTLGACGSETGGANTPDTGGLTDVGTDADDPEDTEDTGDAEDPGDADNCDVCTPGTSRCTDEGAQNCVSLQGCAQWADPVVCQTDEVCTGGRCAAGCEEICEVDASECAGEGVRTCIENIDGCPEWSDVQSCEGDLICSGGQCQSSCEDACTDGELRCDGDGAFQACEQQSTGCLDWSATESCGENLTCDEGICIGCTDGEERCSADATSVETCQSGAWTPSQSCPLSCSAGQCDDEVACQPGVRRCNGQVAELCNATGTAYLHVATCAVSCNAGLCTGACEPGQRRCNGQNIETCNSSGTAWEVAETCAGSCDITAATCALDELDISTDINLDGLVLVDGPFIVRPGVTVTSPTGDLTIRASSIHVELGGSIVLAPTGQTAAGRGVDGVYCAYPTYVYTDGTGGGYGTRGQAQTCRSGGSIHGVEPNSDVSAGSPGGKGYGNNGTPGGLGGGRLSLEANTILIEGSLRADGQDVLDGAAYQGGAGSGGGIRLAANDLTVSGTISAAGGITDNGAGHGGEGRLKLFYGDAIEITGTVTGVLTQDILPPLQLFSSTHPVSDRVYNDDFDTIALSWERPFPGLQGYYHRVDRNPYTLVEPSNGQFTDQDVITYTRDDVDAGRNYLHVTSVDSGFEVGESPTHFTVRLTDGPPTLSSDTHSNSANFYTNDDAFIRWTDRHDDSNFTGYRYVIDRFGDTIPTHDDLALPVTQKQILLADLDPGIWAFHLVSVDTMGYLNRTASTYVLRIGEDPGKGSVSGIVTDSSGQPVANATISLNRGLINSTVPAMHTTASGTFNLQNVPAGEWEVGVYIESSTTGTFELTHTHDIVVNADLTTNVTVTMP; encoded by the coding sequence ATGAACCGAGCGCTTTTACGACGTGTTCGCCGGCACATGCTCGCGAGCCTGATGATCATCACACTGAGCCTTACCCTGGGTGCGTGTGGCTCCGAGACAGGCGGAGCCAACACCCCGGACACAGGCGGTCTCACCGATGTGGGCACCGACGCCGATGATCCCGAAGACACCGAAGACACCGGTGACGCCGAAGATCCCGGCGACGCCGACAATTGCGACGTCTGCACCCCGGGCACCTCACGCTGCACCGACGAAGGCGCGCAAAACTGCGTGAGCCTTCAGGGCTGCGCACAGTGGGCCGACCCGGTGGTCTGCCAGACTGACGAAGTTTGCACCGGCGGGCGCTGCGCCGCAGGCTGCGAGGAGATCTGCGAGGTCGACGCCAGCGAGTGCGCCGGCGAAGGCGTGCGCACCTGCATCGAGAACATCGATGGCTGTCCGGAGTGGTCCGATGTTCAATCCTGCGAAGGCGACCTGATCTGCTCCGGCGGCCAATGCCAGTCGAGCTGCGAAGATGCCTGCACCGATGGCGAACTTCGCTGCGACGGCGACGGCGCCTTTCAGGCCTGCGAGCAACAGAGCACCGGATGCCTGGACTGGTCTGCCACCGAGTCCTGCGGCGAAAACCTCACCTGCGACGAAGGCATCTGCATCGGCTGCACCGATGGCGAGGAACGCTGCTCGGCCGACGCCACAAGCGTGGAGACCTGCCAGAGTGGCGCGTGGACTCCCAGCCAGTCCTGCCCCCTGAGCTGTTCGGCCGGCCAGTGCGACGATGAGGTTGCATGCCAGCCCGGCGTTCGCCGCTGCAACGGCCAGGTCGCCGAGCTCTGCAACGCCACTGGCACCGCCTACCTTCACGTGGCCACCTGTGCTGTGAGCTGCAACGCGGGTCTTTGCACCGGCGCCTGTGAGCCCGGTCAGCGGCGCTGCAACGGCCAGAACATCGAAACCTGCAACAGCTCTGGCACCGCCTGGGAAGTTGCCGAAACCTGCGCTGGCAGCTGCGACATCACCGCCGCAACCTGCGCACTTGATGAACTCGACATTAGCACCGACATCAACCTCGACGGACTCGTACTCGTCGACGGCCCCTTCATCGTGCGCCCCGGCGTCACGGTCACCAGCCCCACCGGTGACCTGACCATCCGCGCAAGCTCCATTCATGTGGAACTGGGCGGCTCCATCGTCCTCGCACCCACCGGCCAAACCGCCGCCGGCAGAGGTGTTGATGGTGTCTACTGCGCCTACCCCACCTACGTGTACACCGATGGCACCGGCGGGGGCTACGGCACCCGCGGCCAGGCGCAGACCTGCCGCTCCGGCGGCTCAATTCACGGAGTGGAACCCAACTCCGATGTCAGCGCCGGCAGCCCCGGAGGAAAAGGATACGGCAACAACGGCACCCCCGGCGGCCTGGGCGGCGGCCGCTTGAGTCTGGAGGCCAACACCATCCTCATTGAAGGCAGCCTGCGCGCCGACGGCCAGGATGTTCTGGACGGCGCCGCCTACCAGGGCGGCGCAGGCTCCGGCGGTGGCATTCGTCTGGCCGCCAACGACCTGACGGTCTCCGGCACCATCAGCGCCGCCGGTGGTATCACCGACAACGGCGCGGGCCACGGAGGTGAGGGCCGCCTCAAGCTCTTCTACGGCGACGCCATCGAGATCACCGGCACCGTCACCGGCGTCCTCACGCAAGACATCCTGCCGCCGCTCCAGCTTTTCAGTTCCACGCACCCGGTCAGCGATCGTGTCTATAACGACGACTTTGACACCATCGCGCTGAGCTGGGAGCGCCCCTTCCCCGGCCTGCAGGGCTACTACCACCGCGTCGATCGCAACCCCTACACCCTGGTGGAGCCCTCCAACGGTCAATTCACCGACCAGGATGTCATCACCTACACCCGCGACGACGTCGACGCTGGACGCAACTACCTGCACGTCACCTCGGTCGACAGCGGCTTTGAAGTCGGTGAGTCGCCCACTCACTTCACCGTGCGCCTGACCGACGGGCCCCCCACCCTCTCCAGCGACACTCACTCCAACTCCGCCAACTTCTACACCAACGACGACGCCTTCATCCGCTGGACCGATCGCCACGACGACAGCAACTTCACCGGCTACCGCTACGTCATCGATCGTTTTGGTGACACCATCCCCACCCACGACGATCTCGCCCTCCCGGTCACCCAGAAGCAGATCCTGCTGGCCGACCTCGATCCGGGCATCTGGGCCTTCCATCTGGTTTCGGTTGACACCATGGGCTACCTCAACCGGACCGCCTCCACCTACGTGCTGCGCATCGGCGAGGATCCCGGCAAAGGCTCGGTCAGCGGCATTGTCACCGACAGCAGCGGGCAGCCTGTGGCAAACGCCACCATCTCGCTCAACCGCGGGCTTATCAACAGCACAGTGCCCGCGATGCACACCACCGCCAGTGGCACCTTCAACCTGCAGAACGTGCCGGCCGGTGAGTGGGAAGTGGGCGTCTACATCGAAAGCTCCACCACCGGAACCTTCGAGCTCACCCACACCCACGACATCGTGGTCAACGCCGATCTGACCACCAACGTCACGGTCACCATGCCCTGA